The nucleotide window TTGGCGCCTATGTGGATGAAGGCACCATGATCGATACATGGGCAACCGTCGGCTCCTGCGCCCAGATCGGCAAACATGTTCACATTTCCGGCGGCGCTGGCATCGGCGGCGTTCTGGAACCGCTGCAGGCCGGTCCGGTTGTCATCGAGGACAACTGCTTCATCGGCGCCCGCGCCGAAGTGGCCGAAGGCGTGATCGTGCGTGAAGGTTCCGTCCTGTCCATGGGCGTCTATCTGGGTGCCTCCACCAAGATCATCGACCGCGCCACCGGCGAGGTCTTCATGGGCGAAGTGCCTCCCTACTCGGTCGTCGTTTCCGGCACAATGCCCGGCAAGCCGCTGCCGGATGGCACCCCGGGCCCGAACCTCTATTGCGCCGTGATCGTCAAGCGCGTCGATGAGCGCACCCGCTCGAAGACCTCGATCAACGAGCTGCTACGCGACTGATCAGCCGGCAGGTTTTTGCGCAGAATTCCATTGTCCCGTCTCTTTCACCAGAGGCGGGACTTTTTTAATTTTACTGCTTGACCTAGAGTGCACTCTAACACTTAGCCTCCGTCTCCATCGAAACAGGAGCAGTCCCTTGAAGATTGGAAATCTGGCCCGGCTGACCGGTCTGTCCGTCCATACCATCCGCTATTACGAGAAGATCGGGCTCCTGCCCGATGCCTCCCGCGATGCCGGAGGGCGGCGGCAATATGGCATGGAAATCGCCAGCTGGCTGACCTTCCTCAAGCATCTCAAGG belongs to uncultured Cohaesibacter sp. and includes:
- the dapD gene encoding 2,3,4,5-tetrahydropyridine-2,6-dicarboxylate N-succinyltransferase, which codes for MTQVDLTALQSTIEEGFDARESINSNTTGDIRDAVEKALTLLDNGIVRVAEKAADGNWVVNQWLKKAVLLSFRLNAMEVIKGGPGEATWWDKVPSKFDGWGGIDFENAGFRAVPNCIVRRSAFIGKGVVLMPSFVNLGAYVDEGTMIDTWATVGSCAQIGKHVHISGGAGIGGVLEPLQAGPVVIEDNCFIGARAEVAEGVIVREGSVLSMGVYLGASTKIIDRATGEVFMGEVPPYSVVVSGTMPGKPLPDGTPGPNLYCAVIVKRVDERTRSKTSINELLRD